One window of Brevibacterium pigmentatum genomic DNA carries:
- a CDS encoding NADP-dependent oxidoreductase, translating to MRAAVYDAYTENFDDITVRELPDPKVPPASVLIEVRAAGVNPVDWKLVGGHLDPVMPTQFPVTPGWDVAGVVVGLGFDTPEFSIGDEVVAYARKDVLGGGTFAEKVAVPVHAVAPKPKSLSWEQAGGLPLAGGTALRTLESLGDLEGRTVLIHGASGGVGSFAVQIARAAGARVIGTASEANHEYLRGLGAEPVTYGNGLVERVLEVADGKVDGVADFVGGVLDDTLAVLAEGGAHASVADPSVAEHGGRYIWVRPDGSETARLGLLVDEGKLTVEVAGTFGLDEVPEAFKDSAAGHVRGKLVVVP from the coding sequence ATGCGTGCCGCCGTCTATGACGCCTACACCGAGAACTTCGACGACATCACGGTCCGGGAGCTGCCCGACCCGAAGGTGCCGCCGGCCTCAGTGCTCATCGAAGTCAGAGCCGCAGGGGTCAACCCGGTGGATTGGAAGCTCGTCGGCGGTCACCTCGACCCGGTCATGCCCACACAGTTTCCCGTCACCCCGGGATGGGATGTCGCCGGAGTCGTCGTCGGTCTCGGATTCGACACCCCGGAATTCTCCATCGGGGACGAAGTCGTCGCCTATGCCCGTAAGGACGTGCTGGGCGGAGGAACCTTCGCAGAGAAGGTTGCGGTCCCGGTCCATGCGGTGGCTCCGAAGCCGAAGAGCCTCAGCTGGGAACAGGCCGGCGGTCTGCCGCTGGCCGGCGGCACCGCTCTGCGCACCCTCGAGTCCCTCGGTGACCTGGAAGGCAGGACCGTGCTCATCCACGGAGCATCCGGGGGAGTGGGCAGCTTCGCCGTGCAGATCGCCCGAGCCGCCGGAGCACGCGTCATCGGCACCGCCTCTGAAGCCAACCACGAGTACCTGCGTGGGCTCGGCGCCGAACCCGTGACCTACGGCAACGGTCTGGTCGAGCGCGTCCTCGAGGTCGCCGACGGCAAGGTCGACGGGGTCGCGGACTTCGTCGGGGGAGTCCTCGACGACACCCTGGCCGTGCTCGCCGAGGGCGGGGCGCACGCCTCGGTGGCCGATCCCAGCGTCGCCGAACACGGCGGACGCTATATCTGGGTGCGGCCCGACGGGTCCGAGACCGCCCGGCTCGGCCTCCTCGTCGACGAAGGCAAGCTGACCGTCGAGGTTGCCGGAACCTTTGGTCTCGACGAAGTGCCCGAGGCGTTCAAGGACAGCGCCGCTGGCCACGTGCGCGGCAAACTCGTCGTCGTCCCCTGA
- a CDS encoding TetR/AcrR family transcriptional regulator produces the protein MSSPDTARPTARAAAKAARRKQLLAVAKTLYARHGFHGVRLDDLGKGAGISAPAVYRHFSSKEAVLEELLVGISAYLQSGGEEIVSASWDTTSGISPAEAARTLRRLIDFHVDFAMSEPELIRIQDRDLDALPNESRRAVRRLQRAYVSRWAEVVEAAHPAWTLETATVRVHATFGMMNSTPHQARRSSAEVVGVELRAAAAAALGLD, from the coding sequence ATGTCGAGTCCGGACACGGCCAGACCGACGGCGCGGGCAGCGGCGAAGGCGGCCCGACGCAAGCAGCTGCTCGCGGTCGCGAAGACGCTCTATGCCCGTCACGGCTTCCACGGGGTGCGCCTCGACGACCTGGGCAAGGGTGCGGGAATCTCGGCACCGGCGGTCTATCGGCACTTCTCGTCGAAGGAGGCCGTGCTCGAAGAGCTGCTCGTCGGCATCTCCGCCTATCTGCAGTCCGGGGGCGAGGAGATCGTCTCCGCCAGCTGGGACACCACCTCGGGGATCTCCCCCGCCGAGGCGGCCCGGACCCTGCGTCGTCTCATCGACTTCCACGTCGACTTCGCCATGAGCGAGCCCGAGCTCATCCGCATCCAGGACCGCGACCTCGATGCACTGCCGAACGAATCGCGGCGGGCCGTGCGCCGTCTGCAGCGCGCCTATGTCAGCCGGTGGGCAGAGGTCGTCGAAGCCGCGCATCCGGCGTGGACGCTGGAGACGGCCACGGTGCGCGTGCACGCGACGTTCGGGATGATGAATTCGACCCCGCACCAGGCTCGCCGCTCCAGCGCCGAGGTGGTCGGGGTCGAATTGCGCGCCGCCGCAGCCGCGGCGCTGGGGCTCGACTGA
- a CDS encoding carboxyl transferase domain-containing protein, whose protein sequence is MRAVGTAVSPATGQVNSEAHAELIAELRERIAATARGGSEKSRQRHIDRGKLLPRDRVEHLLDPGTPFLELSPLAANGMYDDASPGAGIITGIGRVAGRECVIVANDATVKGGTYYPVTVKKHLRAQEVAKENDLPCIYLVDSGGANLPNQDDVFPDREHFGRIFYNQATLSAAGIPQLAAVMGSCTAGGAYVPAMADESIIVSEQGTIFLGGPPLVKAATGEEVTAEELGGGALHSRVSGVTDHLAANDPHALEIMRDIVSTLGPKGNANWDVIEPRLPAHSPDELTSVVPVDSRTPYDVREVIARLVDGSEFHEFKAEYGTSLVTGFAHLDGHPVGIIANNGILFGESAQKGAHFIELCDQRSVPLVFLQNISGFMVGRDYEAGGIAKHGAKMVNAVATARVPKFTVVIGGSFGAGNYSMCGRAYSPRFLWMWPNARISVMGGEQAASVLSTVRRDQLEARGEEWSTEDEDTFKQPIRDQYEAQGNPYYSTARLWDDGIIEPGDTRQVLAMALELARFGPMERPLNASGYGVFRM, encoded by the coding sequence ATGAGAGCAGTGGGAACTGCGGTCAGTCCGGCGACGGGGCAGGTCAACTCCGAGGCCCACGCCGAACTCATCGCTGAACTCCGGGAGCGCATCGCGGCAACGGCCCGCGGCGGTTCCGAGAAGTCGAGACAGCGCCATATCGATCGCGGAAAGCTGCTGCCCCGTGACCGTGTCGAACATCTCCTCGACCCCGGCACTCCCTTCCTCGAGCTCTCTCCGCTGGCCGCCAACGGCATGTACGACGACGCCAGCCCGGGAGCCGGAATCATCACCGGCATCGGTCGGGTCGCCGGACGCGAATGCGTGATCGTGGCCAACGACGCCACCGTCAAGGGCGGCACCTACTACCCGGTGACGGTGAAGAAGCACCTGCGCGCTCAGGAAGTCGCCAAAGAGAACGACCTCCCGTGCATCTACCTCGTCGACTCCGGTGGGGCGAACCTGCCGAACCAGGACGACGTGTTCCCCGACCGAGAGCACTTCGGCCGCATCTTCTACAACCAGGCCACACTCTCGGCGGCCGGCATCCCACAGCTGGCCGCAGTCATGGGCTCCTGCACCGCCGGCGGCGCCTACGTCCCGGCCATGGCCGATGAATCGATCATCGTCTCCGAGCAGGGGACGATCTTCCTCGGCGGCCCGCCCCTGGTCAAAGCCGCCACGGGTGAGGAAGTCACCGCCGAAGAGCTCGGCGGCGGAGCGCTGCACTCCCGCGTCTCCGGCGTCACCGACCACCTCGCAGCCAATGACCCCCACGCGCTGGAGATCATGCGCGACATCGTCTCCACCCTCGGGCCGAAGGGTAATGCGAACTGGGACGTCATCGAACCCCGCCTGCCCGCGCACTCCCCGGACGAACTGACCTCCGTGGTGCCCGTGGACTCACGCACACCGTATGACGTCCGCGAAGTCATCGCCCGCCTCGTCGACGGATCCGAGTTCCACGAGTTCAAAGCCGAATACGGCACGAGCCTCGTCACCGGATTCGCTCACCTCGACGGACACCCCGTCGGCATCATCGCCAACAACGGCATCCTCTTCGGCGAATCCGCGCAGAAGGGCGCCCACTTCATCGAACTCTGCGACCAGCGCAGCGTGCCTTTGGTGTTCCTGCAGAACATCTCCGGCTTCATGGTCGGCCGCGACTACGAAGCCGGCGGCATCGCCAAGCACGGAGCGAAGATGGTCAACGCCGTCGCCACCGCCCGCGTGCCCAAGTTCACCGTCGTCATCGGCGGTTCCTTCGGTGCCGGAAACTACTCGATGTGCGGCCGCGCGTACTCCCCGCGGTTCCTGTGGATGTGGCCCAATGCCCGCATCTCCGTGATGGGCGGCGAACAGGCCGCCAGCGTGCTCTCCACCGTCAGGCGCGACCAGCTCGAGGCGCGCGGAGAAGAATGGAGCACGGAGGACGAAGACACCTTCAAACAGCCCATCCGCGACCAGTACGAAGCCCAGGGCAACCCGTATTACTCGACGGCACGTCTGTGGGATGACGGAATCATCGAACCCGGTGACACCCGCCAGGTGCTGGCCATGGCCCTCGAACTCGCCCGCTTCGGACCGATGGAACGCCCGCTGAATGCCAGCGGTTACGGCGTCTTCAGAATGTGA
- a CDS encoding acetyl/propionyl/methylcrotonyl-CoA carboxylase subunit alpha gives MFTTVLIANRGEIALRVIRTCRRLGIRTVAVYSDADAHAAHVKAADTAVHLGPAAASESYLRIDKVIAAAQATGAEAIHPGYGFLSENAEFSAACADAGIVFLGPGADAIRTMGDKITAKQAVSSRGVPLVPGTKDAAMSDEALIAASDDIGFPVLIKPSAGGGGKGMHAVFEPEKLAESLKTARREAASSFGDDTLFLERLVATPRHIEVQIMADAHGNVIHLGERECSLQRRHQKVIEEAPSALLDEATRARIGQAACETAKSVGYVGAGTVEFIVGADRPDEFFFMEMNTRLQVEHPVTEEVTGVDLVELQLLVGTGAPLPLTQDDTTLTGHSIEARIYAEDPSRGFLPTGGRALDVVFPQGEGIRVDAGLEAGQTIASDYDPMIAKLIVRADDRAQAIARLDSALAASAVPGIVTNIDFLRTLMSLPEVVAGDLDTSLIDNLSEEQLAHPAGELHAQLAAAAVTVTGGAAGTTLTGPVTAAELSANRPTASVWAGPSAWRISRPDFRPTVTLAGGGQSSEVDVRAGAVDVDADGLWHVTLDGIQHTARIFSDARDRSIWVSTDSGIHVFPRPLADSSLTPGLEGAEVLAPMPGSVVDIKVETGDSVEQGDPIVVVEAMKMEHVLTAPAAGIVNVVAVAGAQVALDEVLATVVDEAAAEATE, from the coding sequence ATGTTCACAACCGTCCTCATCGCCAACCGCGGCGAGATCGCCCTGCGCGTCATCCGCACCTGCCGCCGTCTCGGCATCCGCACCGTCGCCGTCTACTCCGATGCCGACGCCCACGCCGCCCACGTCAAAGCCGCGGACACAGCGGTCCACCTGGGTCCGGCCGCCGCCTCCGAGTCCTACCTGCGCATCGACAAGGTCATCGCCGCTGCTCAGGCCACGGGAGCCGAAGCCATCCACCCCGGCTACGGGTTCCTGTCGGAGAACGCCGAGTTCTCCGCCGCCTGCGCCGATGCCGGAATCGTATTCCTCGGCCCCGGAGCCGACGCGATCCGGACGATGGGTGACAAGATCACCGCGAAGCAGGCGGTGTCCTCGCGCGGTGTGCCTCTCGTTCCCGGTACGAAGGACGCCGCGATGAGCGACGAGGCCCTCATCGCTGCCTCGGACGACATCGGCTTCCCCGTGCTCATCAAGCCCTCCGCCGGCGGCGGAGGCAAGGGCATGCACGCGGTCTTCGAACCCGAGAAGCTGGCGGAGTCGCTGAAGACCGCCCGCCGTGAAGCCGCGAGCTCCTTCGGCGACGACACCCTGTTCCTCGAACGCCTCGTCGCCACCCCGCGCCATATCGAAGTCCAGATCATGGCCGATGCGCACGGCAACGTCATCCACCTCGGCGAACGCGAATGCTCCCTGCAGCGTCGCCATCAGAAGGTCATCGAGGAGGCCCCGTCCGCACTCCTCGACGAGGCGACCCGAGCACGGATCGGTCAGGCCGCCTGCGAGACCGCGAAGTCCGTCGGCTACGTCGGCGCCGGAACCGTCGAGTTCATCGTCGGCGCCGACCGCCCTGACGAGTTCTTCTTCATGGAGATGAACACCCGTCTGCAGGTCGAACATCCCGTCACCGAGGAGGTCACCGGGGTCGATCTCGTCGAACTCCAGCTGCTCGTCGGCACCGGTGCACCGCTGCCGCTGACCCAGGACGACACCACGTTGACGGGGCACTCCATCGAGGCCCGCATCTACGCCGAGGATCCCTCGCGCGGATTCCTGCCCACCGGCGGTCGTGCCCTCGACGTCGTCTTCCCGCAGGGGGAGGGCATTCGCGTCGACGCCGGACTCGAAGCCGGGCAGACCATCGCCTCGGACTACGACCCGATGATCGCGAAGCTCATCGTCCGCGCCGATGACCGTGCCCAGGCCATCGCCCGCCTCGATTCGGCGCTCGCCGCCTCTGCGGTGCCGGGAATCGTGACGAACATCGACTTCCTGCGCACCCTCATGAGCCTGCCCGAGGTCGTCGCGGGTGACCTCGACACCTCACTCATCGACAACCTCAGCGAGGAGCAGCTGGCGCACCCCGCCGGTGAGCTCCACGCGCAGCTGGCGGCGGCAGCCGTCACGGTCACCGGGGGAGCGGCAGGCACGACCCTGACCGGGCCGGTCACGGCCGCCGAGCTCTCAGCGAATCGGCCGACCGCCTCGGTGTGGGCCGGACCGAGCGCCTGGCGCATCTCGCGTCCGGACTTCCGTCCCACGGTCACCCTGGCCGGCGGCGGGCAGAGCAGCGAGGTCGACGTCCGTGCAGGAGCCGTCGACGTCGATGCCGACGGTCTGTGGCACGTCACGCTCGACGGGATCCAGCACACCGCCCGGATCTTCTCCGACGCCCGTGACCGCAGCATCTGGGTGAGCACCGACTCCGGAATCCACGTCTTCCCCCGACCGTTGGCGGACTCGTCGCTGACGCCGGGACTCGAGGGCGCTGAGGTGCTTGCACCGATGCCCGGATCCGTCGTCGACATCAAGGTCGAGACCGGGGACTCAGTGGAACAGGGCGATCCGATCGTCGTCGTCGAGGCGATGAAGATGGAACACGTGCTCACCGCACCCGCCGCCGGAATCGTCAACGTCGTCGCCGTCGCAGGCGCCCAGGTCGCACTCGACGAGGTGCTCGCCACCGTCGTCGACGAAGCCGCAGCCGAGGCCACCGAATAG
- a CDS encoding acyl-CoA dehydrogenase family protein, which translates to METFVPGTLPEEYEDLRQGVAKFADEEVAPVSAELDAKHEFPYDLVAKMGEMGLFGLPFDEEYGGMGGDYFALCLAIEELGRVNQSLAITLEAGVSLGAMPIYRFGTEEQKKEWLPKLTDASGLAAFGLTEPEAGSDAGGTRTKATLAGGTWTINGSKCFITNSGTDITRLVTATAVTGTRTSKSGREVPEISTIMIPTGTPGFTAEPAYDKVGWNSSDTHPLTFDNVQVPEENLLGERGRGYANFLRILDEGRIAVGALSVGAAQGCVDESVKYAKERQAFGKPIADFQGISFKIARMEARVVAARSAYYLAASRMLAGLPFKKEAAIAKMIAGEAAMDNARDATQIHGGYGFMNEYLVARHYRDSKILEVGEGTTEVQLMLIARELGL; encoded by the coding sequence ATGGAAACCTTTGTTCCGGGCACGCTGCCCGAAGAATACGAAGACCTGCGCCAGGGCGTCGCGAAGTTCGCCGACGAAGAGGTCGCACCTGTCTCGGCCGAACTCGACGCCAAGCACGAGTTCCCCTACGACCTCGTTGCGAAGATGGGCGAGATGGGACTCTTCGGCCTGCCCTTCGACGAAGAGTACGGCGGCATGGGCGGCGACTACTTCGCCCTGTGCCTGGCCATCGAAGAACTCGGCCGGGTCAACCAGTCCCTGGCGATCACGCTCGAGGCCGGGGTCTCGCTCGGAGCGATGCCGATCTACCGCTTCGGCACCGAAGAGCAGAAGAAGGAATGGCTGCCGAAGCTCACCGACGCCTCGGGCCTGGCCGCCTTCGGCCTGACCGAACCCGAGGCCGGATCGGATGCCGGCGGCACCCGGACCAAGGCCACGCTGGCGGGCGGGACTTGGACGATCAACGGCAGCAAGTGCTTCATCACGAACTCCGGCACCGACATCACCCGCCTGGTCACCGCCACCGCCGTGACCGGAACCCGAACGTCGAAGTCGGGCCGCGAAGTGCCTGAGATCTCGACGATCATGATCCCGACCGGCACCCCCGGCTTCACCGCCGAACCGGCCTATGACAAGGTCGGCTGGAACTCCTCGGACACGCACCCGCTCACCTTCGACAACGTGCAGGTGCCCGAAGAGAACCTCCTCGGCGAACGCGGCCGCGGATACGCGAACTTCCTGCGCATCCTCGACGAGGGCCGCATCGCCGTCGGCGCCCTGTCCGTCGGTGCCGCCCAGGGCTGTGTCGACGAATCCGTGAAGTACGCGAAGGAGCGCCAGGCCTTCGGCAAGCCGATCGCCGACTTCCAGGGCATCTCCTTCAAGATCGCCCGTATGGAGGCCCGCGTCGTCGCCGCCCGGTCGGCGTACTACCTCGCGGCCTCGCGGATGCTCGCCGGACTGCCGTTCAAGAAGGAAGCCGCCATCGCGAAGATGATCGCCGGCGAAGCGGCCATGGACAACGCGCGCGACGCCACCCAGATCCACGGCGGCTACGGCTTCATGAACGAATACCTCGTCGCCCGCCACTACCGCGACTCGAAGATCCTCGAAGTCGGCGAAGGCACCACCGAGGTCCAGCTCATGCTCATCGCCCGCGAACTCGGACTCTGA
- the cls gene encoding cardiolipin synthase — MDLSMVASVATTTWIVIEYIVKIIAVGVVPENRRPSSSSAWLLLILFVPIIGIPAFLMLGSPYINQRRARIQAEANELLHEGADDLPDVPPSLDAAPEFVSVAQLGRALTALPMVTGDSHGVISDYEASIERMAELVDEAHEYVHVEIYIMAWDKTTDVFFRALERASARGVEVRVLFDHIGSRKYPGFHRLGKRLNAAGIEWHLMLPFIPWRGKARRIDLRNHRKLLVIDGKQAMMGSQNMIDSSYLNRKNSQIGRNWHDIMVELSGPIVAAIEAAFSTDWYSESGQALGIRPYERDGNEPEVGGATSAMQLIPSGPGFTTSPNLKVFTSMMYLAQKRLAIVSPYFVPDESLLAAVETAARRGVDVELYVSEQADQYMVDRAQSSYYRSLLEAGVRIFLYPKPAVLHTKCFIVDDIYAVMGSSNMDMRSFGLNYEISLLTTGGDLVDDIVDVVAGYQDVSRELTLEEWEKRPWSRRYMESVMRLTSSLQ; from the coding sequence ATGGATCTCAGCATGGTGGCATCGGTGGCGACGACGACCTGGATCGTCATCGAATACATCGTGAAGATCATCGCGGTCGGTGTGGTGCCGGAGAACCGTCGCCCGTCATCGTCATCGGCGTGGCTGCTGCTCATCCTGTTCGTGCCGATCATCGGCATTCCCGCATTCCTCATGCTCGGCAGCCCCTATATCAATCAGCGCCGCGCACGGATCCAGGCTGAAGCGAACGAACTCCTGCACGAAGGCGCCGATGATCTGCCGGATGTGCCTCCATCGCTGGACGCCGCGCCGGAATTCGTCTCCGTCGCCCAGTTGGGGCGGGCGCTGACCGCGCTGCCGATGGTCACCGGCGACAGCCACGGGGTGATCTCGGACTACGAAGCCTCGATCGAGCGCATGGCCGAACTCGTCGATGAGGCCCACGAGTACGTCCACGTCGAGATCTACATCATGGCCTGGGACAAGACGACCGACGTGTTCTTCCGGGCACTCGAACGGGCCTCGGCGCGCGGTGTGGAAGTCCGCGTACTCTTCGACCACATCGGGTCGAGGAAGTATCCGGGATTCCATCGGCTGGGCAAGCGCCTCAACGCCGCGGGAATCGAATGGCACCTGATGCTGCCGTTCATTCCGTGGCGGGGCAAGGCCCGGCGCATCGATCTGCGCAACCACCGCAAGCTGCTCGTCATCGACGGCAAACAGGCGATGATGGGTTCGCAGAACATGATCGACTCGAGCTACCTCAACAGGAAGAACTCGCAGATCGGCCGGAACTGGCACGACATCATGGTCGAGCTCTCCGGGCCCATCGTCGCAGCGATCGAAGCGGCGTTCTCCACCGACTGGTACTCCGAATCGGGGCAGGCGCTGGGCATCCGCCCCTACGAACGGGACGGCAACGAACCCGAAGTCGGCGGAGCGACGAGCGCCATGCAGCTGATTCCCTCCGGCCCCGGATTCACGACTTCGCCGAACCTCAAGGTCTTCACCTCGATGATGTATCTGGCGCAGAAGCGTCTGGCCATCGTCAGCCCCTACTTCGTGCCCGACGAATCGCTGCTGGCCGCAGTGGAGACCGCGGCCCGGCGCGGAGTCGACGTGGAGCTCTACGTCAGCGAGCAGGCCGACCAATACATGGTCGACCGGGCCCAATCGTCGTACTACCGGTCGCTGCTCGAAGCGGGGGTGCGGATCTTCCTGTATCCGAAACCCGCTGTGCTCCACACGAAGTGCTTCATCGTCGACGACATCTACGCCGTGATGGGCTCATCGAACATGGACATGCGCTCCTTCGGCCTCAACTACGAGATCAGCTTGCTGACCACCGGCGGGGACTTGGTCGATGACATCGTCGACGTCGTCGCCGGCTACCAGGACGTCAGCCGCGAACTCACCCTGGAGGAATGGGAGAAGCGGCCGTGGTCCCGCCGGTATATGGAGTCCGTCATGCGCCTGACCTCTTCGCTCCAGTAG
- a CDS encoding HAD-IIA family hydrolase, whose protein sequence is MDRDSIDCWLTDMDGVLVKENNPLPGAAELLAQWRQADIPYLVLTNNSIYTARDLSARLRSNGLDVPESNIWTSAMATADFLSNQVEHGTAYVVGEAGLTTAIHEAGFVMTEHDPDFVVVGETHSYSFEAITKAIRLIDAGSRFIVTNPDATGPSPEGVLPATGAIAALITKATNREPYVVGKPNPMMFRSALNQIGAHSMSTAMIGDRMDTDIIAGMEAGMHTVLVLSGISTAEDVRRFPFRPNEIVNGVHELLDVPLENRGELGPDTTGSA, encoded by the coding sequence ATGGATCGCGATTCGATCGACTGCTGGCTGACCGATATGGACGGCGTCCTGGTCAAGGAGAACAATCCGCTGCCGGGTGCCGCGGAGCTGCTCGCCCAGTGGCGTCAGGCTGACATCCCCTACCTGGTGCTGACGAACAACTCCATCTACACCGCGCGTGACCTCTCCGCCCGGCTGCGCTCGAACGGACTCGACGTCCCCGAGTCGAACATCTGGACCTCGGCGATGGCCACCGCGGATTTCCTGTCCAATCAGGTCGAGCACGGCACGGCCTATGTCGTCGGCGAGGCGGGACTGACCACGGCGATCCACGAGGCCGGGTTCGTCATGACCGAACACGACCCGGACTTCGTCGTCGTCGGCGAGACCCACTCCTATTCGTTCGAGGCGATCACGAAGGCGATCCGCCTCATCGATGCCGGCTCCCGCTTCATCGTCACGAACCCGGACGCCACCGGCCCCAGCCCCGAGGGCGTCCTGCCGGCCACCGGCGCCATCGCCGCACTCATCACGAAGGCGACGAACCGCGAGCCCTACGTCGTGGGCAAGCCGAACCCGATGATGTTCCGCTCGGCCCTGAATCAGATCGGCGCGCATTCGATGAGCACAGCGATGATCGGCGATCGCATGGACACCGACATCATCGCCGGGATGGAAGCGGGCATGCACACGGTCCTCGTGCTGTCGGGAATCTCCACCGCCGAGGATGTCCGCCGCTTCCCGTTCCGACCCAACGAGATCGTCAACGGAGTCCACGAGCTGCTCGATGTACCGCTGGAGAATCGCGGAGAACTCGGCCCTGACACCACCGGCTCCGCCTGA
- a CDS encoding ArsR/SmtB family transcription factor translates to MSMDLVFAALADPTRRAIIDRLRSGDKSAGELAEPLPISRSAVSQHLKVLETAGLITRSKSAQQRIVALNADALTEATVWLQSAHDEWQQRFDNLDRILAEEVPTDPATTDPPTAE, encoded by the coding sequence ATGAGTATGGATCTCGTCTTCGCAGCGCTGGCCGACCCGACTCGTCGGGCGATCATCGATCGGCTGCGCTCGGGAGACAAAAGCGCAGGTGAGCTTGCGGAGCCGTTGCCGATCAGCCGGTCCGCGGTCTCCCAGCACCTCAAGGTGCTCGAGACTGCAGGCCTCATCACGCGGTCGAAATCCGCACAGCAGCGCATCGTCGCACTCAACGCCGACGCACTCACCGAGGCGACCGTCTGGCTGCAGTCGGCCCACGATGAATGGCAGCAGCGCTTCGACAACCTCGATCGCATCCTCGCCGAGGAGGTGCCCACCGACCCTGCAACGACCGATCCGCCGACCGCGGAGTGA
- a CDS encoding SRPBCC family protein, producing the protein MNAENTDNTINTDRTATDSNSAQAEEPGFTIVREFAAPRARVWEAWTNPDVMARWFHPETLVTPRESVSVDLRVGGEYTYTMRIPDTGQEFPTAGKYLRIDEPDRLDFTWGSPGEVDEARA; encoded by the coding sequence ATGAACGCCGAGAACACAGACAACACAATCAACACAGACCGCACAGCCACCGACTCGAACAGCGCGCAGGCGGAGGAGCCCGGCTTCACCATCGTCCGCGAATTCGCCGCACCGCGCGCCCGCGTCTGGGAAGCATGGACGAATCCGGACGTGATGGCCCGCTGGTTCCACCCCGAAACGCTGGTGACCCCACGCGAATCCGTCTCCGTCGACCTGCGCGTCGGAGGCGAGTACACCTATACGATGCGCATCCCCGACACGGGACAGGAGTTCCCGACCGCCGGGAAGTACCTCCGCATCGACGAACCCGACCGCCTCGATTTCACGTGGGGGAGTCCCGGCGAGGTCGACGAGGCCCGCGCGTGA
- a CDS encoding SRPBCC domain-containing protein: protein MSIELDELDAGRTRMTFTLTGLPGDSGSDESVYDGWSSAFSELDTELSA, encoded by the coding sequence GTGAGCATTGAACTCGATGAGCTCGACGCCGGCCGCACTCGCATGACCTTCACGCTGACCGGCCTGCCGGGCGACTCGGGTTCGGACGAGAGCGTGTACGACGGATGGTCATCGGCTTTCAGCGAACTCGATACCGAGCTGAGCGCCTGA
- a CDS encoding histidine phosphatase family protein, translating into MAITRTLFVVTHPESRHHLESRVGGWHDSELTARGEFQADRIAAALRSRVPAAASVQVFTSDLRRARTTAAIIADRLDSRVVDRPGLREKSYGVAEGREQSWLDERFVFPPVPDDAFDHAARLDHVEGIDGAETRREAGARIYTAVDEILAQQTSHQVVVTHGFAHTFVIGRWLELPLEAMGRATFAARSGCITELVEDNLFGNRTLQSLAAVDHLGDA; encoded by the coding sequence ATGGCCATCACACGAACGCTCTTCGTCGTCACCCATCCCGAGTCACGACATCACCTCGAGTCGCGGGTCGGAGGGTGGCACGATTCCGAACTCACCGCCCGTGGTGAATTCCAAGCCGATCGCATCGCCGCCGCGCTGCGGTCACGGGTCCCGGCGGCCGCCTCGGTGCAGGTGTTCACCTCCGATCTCCGGAGGGCCCGCACAACCGCCGCGATCATCGCCGATCGGCTCGACAGTCGAGTGGTCGACCGCCCGGGCCTGCGCGAGAAGTCGTACGGAGTCGCGGAAGGGCGGGAGCAGTCCTGGCTGGACGAGCGGTTCGTCTTCCCGCCCGTGCCGGATGATGCCTTCGACCATGCGGCGCGGCTCGATCATGTCGAAGGCATCGACGGGGCGGAGACGCGGCGTGAGGCCGGGGCTCGGATCTACACCGCCGTCGACGAGATCCTCGCACAGCAGACCTCGCACCAGGTGGTCGTCACGCACGGCTTCGCCCACACGTTCGTCATCGGTCGGTGGCTCGAGCTGCCTCTCGAGGCGATGGGCCGGGCGACGTTCGCGGCACGATCAGGGTGCATCACAGAACTGGTCGAGGACAATCTGTTCGGCAATCGGACCCTGCAATCGCTGGCGGCGGTGGACCACCTCGGCGATGCCTGA